The Streptococcus mitis genome has a segment encoding these proteins:
- a CDS encoding VOC family protein: MASKMLHTCLRVENLEKSIAFYQDAFGFKELRRRDFPDHAFTIVYLGLEGDDYELELTYNYDHGPYVVGDGFAHIALSTPDLEALHQEHSAKGYEVTEPNGLPGTAPNYYFVKDPDGYKVEVIREK, encoded by the coding sequence ATGGCTTCAAAAATGCTACACACTTGCTTGCGAGTAGAAAATCTTGAAAAATCAATCGCATTTTATCAAGATGCTTTTGGTTTTAAAGAATTGCGTCGCAGAGATTTTCCAGACCATGCCTTCACGATTGTCTATCTAGGTCTTGAGGGTGATGACTATGAGTTGGAGTTGACTTATAACTACGATCATGGTCCTTATGTGGTTGGAGATGGATTTGCCCATATCGCCCTCAGTACACCTGATCTTGAGGCGCTTCATCAAGAGCATAGTGCAAAAGGATATGAAGTGACTGAGCCAAATGGTCTACCAGGAACTGCACCTAACTATTACTTTGTAAAAGACCCTGA
- the rplT gene encoding 50S ribosomal protein L20: MARVKGGVVSRKRRKRILKLAKGYYGAKHILFRTAKEQVMNSYYYAYRDRRQKKRDFRKLWITRINAAARMNGLSYSQLMHGLKLAEIEVNRKMLADLAVNDAAAFTALADAAKAKLGK, from the coding sequence ATGGCACGTGTTAAAGGTGGCGTTGTATCACGCAAACGTCGTAAACGTATTCTTAAATTAGCAAAAGGTTACTATGGAGCTAAACACATCTTGTTCCGTACTGCAAAAGAACAAGTAATGAACTCTTACTACTATGCATACCGTGACCGTCGTCAGAAAAAACGTGACTTCCGCAAATTGTGGATCACTCGTATCAATGCGGCAGCTCGTATGAACGGACTTTCATACTCACAATTGATGCATGGTTTGAAATTGGCTGAGATCGAAGTTAACCGTAAAATGCTTGCTGACTTGGCTGTTAACGATGCAGCAGCTTTCACAGCTCTTGCAGATGCAGCGAAAGCAAAACTTGGTAAATAA
- the rpmI gene encoding 50S ribosomal protein L35, whose protein sequence is MPKQKTHRASAKRFKRTGSGGLKRFRAYTSHRFHGKTKKQRRHLRKASMVHSGDYKRIKAMLTRLK, encoded by the coding sequence ATGCCAAAACAAAAAACACACCGCGCATCAGCTAAACGTTTCAAACGTACAGGTTCTGGTGGACTTAAACGTTTCCGTGCTTACACTTCTCACCGTTTCCACGGAAAAACTAAGAAACAACGTCGTCATCTTCGTAAAGCATCTATGGTGCATTCAGGAGATTACAAACGTATCAAAGCAATGCTTACTCGCTTGAAATAA
- the infC gene encoding translation initiation factor IF-3, translated as MKTIAKQDLFINDEIRVREVRLIGLEGEQLGIKPLSEAQALADNANVDLVLIQPQAKPPVAKIMDYGKFKFEYQKKQKEQRKKQSVVTVKEVRLSPTIDKGDFDTKLRNARKFLEKGNKVKVSIRFKGRMITHKEIGAKVLAEFAEATQDIAIIEQRAKMDGRQMFMQLAPATDKK; from the coding sequence GTGAAAACCATAGCAAAGCAAGACTTATTCATCAATGATGAGATTCGTGTACGTGAAGTTCGCTTGATTGGTCTTGAAGGAGAACAGCTAGGCATCAAGCCACTCAGTGAAGCGCAAGCTTTAGCTGATAACGCTAATGTTGACCTAGTATTGATTCAACCCCAAGCCAAACCGCCTGTTGCAAAAATTATGGACTACGGTAAGTTCAAGTTTGAGTACCAGAAGAAGCAAAAAGAACAACGTAAAAAACAAAGTGTTGTTACTGTGAAAGAAGTTCGTCTAAGTCCAACTATTGACAAAGGTGACTTTGATACAAAACTTCGCAATGCACGCAAATTCCTTGAAAAAGGAAATAAAGTTAAGGTATCTATTCGCTTTAAGGGTCGTATGATTACCCATAAAGAGATTGGTGCAAAAGTTTTAGCCGAGTTTGCTGAAGCAACTCAAGATATTGCCATCATCGAACAACGTGCTAAAATGGATGGACGTCAAATGTTCATGCAATTGGCGCCAGCGACTGACAAAAAATAA
- a CDS encoding ATP-binding cassette domain-containing protein: protein MLHLTHVTLKTRQVILQDVDFTFEKGRIYGILAINGSGKTTLFRAISNLIPISSGNIVAHPSLFYYESVEWLDGNLSGMDYLRLIKNIWKSGLNLGDEITYWEMSDYISLPIRKYSLGMKQRLVIAMYFLSQAKCWLMDEITNGLDEYYRQKFFDRLAQIDRQEQLVLLSSHYKEELLDVCDRVVTIHQGQIEEV from the coding sequence ATGTTGCATCTTACTCATGTGACCTTAAAAACGCGACAAGTCATCTTACAAGATGTTGATTTTACATTTGAAAAGGGTAGGATTTATGGTATTCTTGCTATAAATGGCTCTGGAAAGACGACACTGTTCCGCGCCATTAGCAATTTAATTCCTATAAGTAGCGGAAATATTGTAGCCCATCCTTCTTTATTTTATTATGAGAGCGTTGAATGGCTGGATGGAAACTTAAGTGGGATGGACTATCTTCGCCTTATCAAGAACATCTGGAAGTCAGGGCTGAACTTGGGGGATGAAATTACCTATTGGGAAATGTCTGACTATATCAGCCTTCCCATTCGCAAGTATTCCTTAGGCATGAAGCAACGCTTAGTGATTGCCATGTATTTCCTCAGTCAGGCGAAATGCTGGCTTATGGATGAGATTACAAATGGCTTAGATGAGTATTATCGACAGAAGTTTTTTGATAGGCTAGCACAAATCGATAGACAAGAGCAGCTGGTTCTTTTAAGTTCCCACTATAAGGAAGAGTTGCTTGATGTCTGCGATAGAGTAGTAACCATTCATCAGGGGCAAATAGAAGAGGTTTAG
- a CDS encoding DNA internalization-related competence protein ComEC/Rec2 has protein sequence MLQWIKNFPLPLIYLSFLLLWIYYAIFSSSYLALLGFVFLLVCLFFQFPWKSASKVLVICGIFGFWFLFQNWQQSQASQNLADSVERVRILPDTIKVNGDSLSFRGKSDGRIFQVYYKLQSEEEKETFQILTALHDLELEGKLSEPEGKRNFGGFDYQAYLKTQGIYQTLNIKKIQSLQKVGSWDLGENLSSLRRKAVVWIKTHFPDPMRNYMTGLLLGHLDTDFEEMNELYSSLGIIHLFALSGMQVGFFMDGFKKLLLRLGLTQEKLKWLTYPFSLIYAGLTGFSASVIRSLLQKLLAQHGVKGLDNFALTVLVLFIIMPNFFLTAGGVLSCAYAFILTMTSKEGDGLKAVARESLVISLGILPILSFYFAEFQPWSILLTFVFSFLFDLVFLPLLSILFVLSFLYPVIQLNFIFEWLEGIIRLVSQVASRPLVFGQPNAWLLILLLISLALVYDLRKNIKRLAVLSLLVTGLFFLTKHPLENEITMLDVGQGESIFLRDVTGKTILIDVGGKAESDKKIEKWQEKATTSNAQRTLIPYLKNRGVAKIDQLILTNTDKEHVGDLLEVTKAFHVGEILVSKGSLKQKEFVAELQATQTKVRSITAGENLPIFGSQLEVQFPRKIGDGDHEDSLVLYGKLLDKNFLFTGNLEEKGEKELLRQYPDLEVDVLKAGQHGSKNSSSSAFLEQLKPEMTLISVGKNNRTKLPHQETLIRLEDINSKVYRTDQQGAIRFKGWKNWKIESVR, from the coding sequence ATGTTACAGTGGATTAAGAATTTCCCCCTTCCCCTAATTTATCTGAGTTTTCTATTGCTCTGGATTTACTACGCCATTTTCTCATCATCTTATCTCGCACTGCTAGGCTTTGTTTTTCTACTAGTCTGTCTCTTTTTCCAATTTCCTTGGAAATCTGCTAGCAAAGTTCTAGTGATTTGTGGAATCTTTGGCTTCTGGTTTCTGTTTCAAAATTGGCAACAGAGTCAAGCGAGTCAAAATTTGGCGGATTCTGTTGAAAGGGTACGGATTTTGCCCGACACTATTAAGGTTAATGGTGATAGTCTATCCTTTCGTGGCAAGTCTGATGGACGCATTTTTCAAGTCTATTATAAACTCCAATCCGAGGAGGAGAAAGAAACCTTTCAAATTTTAACAGCCCTTCATGATTTGGAACTAGAAGGGAAACTTTCGGAGCCAGAAGGGAAGAGAAATTTTGGTGGTTTTGACTATCAAGCCTATCTGAAAACTCAGGGAATTTACCAGACTCTGAATATCAAAAAAATCCAGTCACTTCAAAAGGTTGGCAGTTGGGATCTAGGTGAAAACCTGTCCAGTTTACGCCGTAAGGCTGTAGTTTGGATTAAGACGCATTTTCCAGATCCTATGCGCAATTACATGACGGGGCTTCTATTAGGACATCTGGATACAGACTTTGAGGAGATGAATGAGCTTTATTCTAGTCTAGGAATTATCCACCTATTTGCCTTGTCAGGCATGCAGGTAGGATTTTTCATGGATGGATTTAAGAAACTACTCTTGCGATTAGGCTTGACCCAAGAAAAGTTGAAATGGCTGACTTATCCCTTTTCCCTTATCTATGCAGGGCTGACAGGATTTTCAGCATCGGTCATTCGCAGTCTCTTGCAAAAGTTACTGGCTCAACATGGTGTTAAGGGTTTGGATAATTTTGCCTTGACGGTTCTTGTCCTCTTTATCATCATGCCAAACTTTTTCTTGACAGCAGGAGGAGTCTTATCCTGCGCTTATGCTTTTATCTTGACCATGACCAGCAAAGAAGGGGATGGGCTCAAGGCTGTTGCTAGAGAAAGTCTAGTCATTTCCTTGGGAATATTGCCCATTCTGTCCTTCTATTTTGCGGAATTTCAACCTTGGTCCATCCTCTTGACCTTTGTCTTTTCCTTTCTTTTTGACTTGGTCTTCTTACCGCTCTTGTCTATCTTATTTGTCCTTTCTTTTCTCTATCCAGTCATTCAGCTGAATTTTATTTTTGAATGGTTGGAGGGAATAATTCGCTTGGTATCACAGGTGGCAAGTAGACCGCTTGTCTTTGGACAACCTAATGCGTGGCTTTTAATTTTATTGTTAATTTCCTTGGCTTTAGTCTATGATTTGAGGAAAAACATTAAAAGGCTAGCAGTATTGAGCTTATTGGTTACAGGTCTCTTTTTCCTTACCAAGCATCCACTGGAAAATGAAATTACCATGCTAGATGTTGGGCAAGGCGAAAGTATTTTCCTACGGGATGTAACTGGGAAAACCATTCTCATAGATGTGGGAGGTAAGGCAGAGTCTGATAAGAAAATTGAAAAATGGCAAGAAAAGGCGACAACCAGCAATGCCCAGCGAACCTTGATACCCTATCTCAAAAATAGAGGAGTAGCCAAGATTGACCAGCTGATTTTGACAAATACGGACAAGGAACATGTCGGAGATTTGTTAGAGGTGACCAAGGCTTTCCATGTAGGGGAGATCTTAGTATCAAAAGGAAGTTTGAAACAGAAGGAATTTGTGGCAGAACTACAAGCGACCCAAACAAAAGTTAGAAGTATAACAGCAGGAGAGAACTTGCCAATTTTTGGAAGTCAGTTAGAAGTCCAATTTCCAAGGAAAATTGGAGATGGAGATCATGAAGATTCCCTGGTTTTGTATGGAAAACTCTTGGATAAAAACTTTCTTTTCACAGGAAATTTGGAGGAAAAAGGAGAGAAGGAATTGCTGAGGCAATATCCTGACCTAGAAGTGGATGTTTTGAAAGCTGGTCAACATGGCTCTAAAAACTCATCAAGTTCAGCCTTTTTAGAACAGCTCAAACCAGAGATGACCCTCATCTCAGTTGGAAAGAACAATCGAACGAAACTCCCCCATCAGGAAACCTTGATACGACTAGAAGATATCAATAGCAAAGTTTACCGAACTGATCAGCAAGGAGCTATACGCTTTAAAGGGTGGAAAAATTGGAAAATCGAAAGTGTTCGATAG
- a CDS encoding helix-hairpin-helix domain-containing protein, giving the protein MEAIIEKIKEYKIIVICTCLGFLVGGFFLLKPAPQTPVKETNLQAEVVAVSKDSVSEKEVTKEEKEELVEQDLITVDVKGAVKSPGIYDLPVGSRVNDAVQKAGGLTEQADSKSINLAQKVSDEALVYVPTKGEEANQQTNSGVSSSTSKDKKVNLNKASMEELKQVKGLGGKRAQDIIDHREANGKFKSVDELKKVSGIGAKTIEKLKDYVTVD; this is encoded by the coding sequence ATGGAAGCAATTATCGAGAAAATCAAAGAGTACAAAATCATTGTCATTTGTACTTGTCTGGGCTTTCTTGTAGGAGGATTTTTCCTGCTAAAACCAGCTCCACAAACACCTGTCAAGGAAACGAATTTGCAGGCAGAAGTTGTAGCAGTTTCCAAGGATTCGGTGTCCGAAAAGGAAGTGACCAAGGAAGAAAAGGAAGAACTGGTTGAACAAGATCTAATCACAGTAGATGTGAAGGGTGCTGTCAAATCGCCAGGAATTTATGACTTGCCAGTAGGTAGTCGGGTCAATGATGCTGTTCAGAAGGCTGGTGGCTTGACAGAGCAAGCAGACAGCAAGTCGATCAATCTAGCTCAGAAAGTCAGTGATGAGGCTCTGGTTTACGTTCCAACTAAGGGAGAAGAAGCTAATCAACAGACTAATTCGGGGGTGTCTTCTTCAACAAGCAAGGACAAGAAGGTCAATCTCAACAAAGCCAGTATGGAAGAACTCAAGCAGGTCAAAGGACTGGGTGGCAAACGAGCTCAGGATATTATCGACCATCGTGAGGCAAATGGGAAATTCAAGTCGGTTGATGAACTTAAGAAGGTCTCTGGCATTGGTGCTAAAACGATAGAAAAGCTAAAAGACTATGTTACAGTGGATTAA
- a CDS encoding GNAT family N-acetyltransferase, with amino-acid sequence MESIFLKLAQYPIVETDRLLLRPVTLDDAEAMFEYASDKDNTRYTFLTNQSLEETKNNIAQFYLANPLGRWGIELKSNGKFIGTIDLHKIDPVLKKAAIGYIINQKYWNQGLTTEANRVVIKLAFEKIGMNKLTALHDKDNPASGKVMEKSGMHFSHAEAYACMDQHEEGRIVTRVHYVLTKEDYFANK; translated from the coding sequence ATGGAATCAATCTTTTTAAAACTAGCTCAGTATCCAATAGTGGAGACAGATCGTTTATTGCTTCGACCTGTAACCTTAGATGATGCGGAAGCTATGTTTGAGTATGCCTCGGATAAGGATAATACACGTTACACTTTTCTAACCAATCAAAGCTTGGAAGAAACCAAGAATAACATTGCTCAGTTCTACTTGGCCAATCCCTTGGGACGCTGGGGAATAGAACTAAAAAGCAATGGCAAATTTATCGGAACCATTGATTTGCACAAGATTGATCCTGTTCTTAAGAAGGCAGCTATTGGCTACATTATCAACCAAAAGTATTGGAATCAAGGATTGACGACAGAAGCCAATCGTGTCGTGATTAAGCTGGCTTTTGAGAAGATTGGAATGAACAAGTTGACCGCACTTCACGATAAAGATAATCCCGCATCTGGAAAGGTCATGGAGAAATCAGGCATGCATTTTTCACATGCAGAAGCTTATGCTTGTATGGACCAGCACGAAGAAGGTCGAATTGTTACAAGAGTTCATTATGTCTTGACCAAGGAAGACTATTTTGCAAATAAATAA
- the ald gene encoding alanine dehydrogenase, whose translation MLIGIPKEIKNNENRVALTPAGVHSLVGRGHRVLIETNAGLGSGFTDADYQKQGAEIVATAGETWAAELVVKVKEPLPSEYEYLRDDLLLFTYLHMAAAPKLADAMLAAKTTGIAYETVHDSQGQLPLLIPMSEVAGRMAVQIGAHFLTKQAGGSGVLLGGVPGVPKGKVTIIGGGVVGTHAARIALGLGAQVTILDISAKRLSVLEEVFGHQIQTLMSNSFNIEASVREADVVIGAVLIPGAKAPKLVTDEMVKQMRPGSVIVDVAVDQGGVIETADRVTTHDEPVYEKHGVLHYAVANIPGAVARTSTIALTNVTLPYIESLAGKGFVQAIAEDEGLRQGVTTYQGYLTSLPVAQGLDKRHTPIDELV comes from the coding sequence ATGTTAATCGGAATTCCAAAAGAAATTAAGAATAATGAAAACCGTGTTGCCCTCACACCTGCTGGTGTCCATAGCTTGGTCGGCCGTGGTCATCGCGTCCTTATCGAAACAAATGCTGGTCTCGGTTCTGGCTTTACTGATGCTGACTATCAAAAGCAAGGAGCTGAGATTGTCGCTACTGCTGGTGAAACTTGGGCTGCAGAGTTAGTCGTAAAAGTAAAAGAACCATTACCTTCTGAATATGAGTACTTGCGTGACGACCTGCTTCTCTTCACCTACTTACACATGGCCGCTGCGCCTAAATTAGCAGATGCTATGCTAGCGGCAAAAACAACAGGGATTGCCTATGAAACTGTCCATGATTCCCAAGGTCAGTTACCGCTCCTCATACCTATGAGTGAGGTTGCAGGCCGTATGGCAGTCCAAATCGGTGCTCATTTCCTAACCAAACAAGCAGGAGGTTCTGGCGTCCTACTGGGTGGTGTACCGGGTGTACCTAAAGGGAAAGTAACCATCATCGGTGGTGGTGTCGTAGGGACCCATGCTGCTCGAATTGCGCTTGGTCTTGGTGCTCAAGTAACCATCCTTGATATCAGTGCTAAACGTCTTTCAGTCCTCGAAGAAGTCTTTGGTCATCAAATCCAAACCCTTATGTCTAATTCATTCAACATCGAAGCCAGTGTGAGAGAAGCGGATGTTGTGATTGGGGCGGTTCTCATTCCTGGTGCCAAAGCACCGAAATTGGTGACAGATGAGATGGTCAAGCAAATGCGTCCAGGCTCTGTCATTGTGGATGTTGCCGTTGACCAAGGTGGTGTTATCGAAACAGCTGACCGTGTGACAACGCACGATGAACCCGTCTATGAAAAGCATGGTGTACTTCACTACGCCGTTGCTAACATCCCTGGTGCTGTTGCCCGTACTTCTACCATTGCCCTAACCAATGTCACTCTTCCTTATATCGAATCCTTAGCAGGAAAAGGATTTGTGCAAGCAATTGCTGAAGATGAGGGCTTGCGTCAAGGTGTTACTACTTATCAAGGTTACTTAACCAGTCTTCCAGTAGCCCAAGGACTCGATAAAAGACATACTCCAATTGATGAACTAGTCTAA
- a CDS encoding PhoH family protein, producing the protein MKEHSIDIQLSHPDDLFHLFGSNERHLRLMEEELDVVIHARTEIVQVLGEETACEEARQVIQALMVLVNRGMTVGTPDVVTAISMVKNDEIDKFVALYEEEIIKDNTGKPIRVKTLGQKLYVDSVKQHDVTFGIGPAGTGKTFLAVTLAVTALKRGQVKRIILTRPAVEAGESLGFLPGDLKEKVDPYLRPVYDALYQILGKDQTTRLMEREIIEIAPLAYMRGRTLDDAFVILDEAQNTTIMQMKMFLTRLGFNSKMIVNGDISQIDLPRNVKSGLIDAQEKLKNIHQIDFVHFSAKDVVRHPVVAQIIRAYEPAPIKNEEREEVQEETE; encoded by the coding sequence TTGAAGGAACATTCAATAGACATTCAACTGAGTCATCCAGATGACCTGTTTCATCTTTTTGGTTCCAATGAACGCCATCTTCGTTTGATGGAAGAAGAGCTTGATGTGGTGATTCATGCTCGTACGGAGATTGTCCAGGTTTTGGGAGAAGAGACTGCCTGTGAGGAAGCCCGTCAGGTTATTCAAGCTCTCATGGTCTTGGTGAACCGTGGGATGACCGTTGGTACGCCAGATGTGGTGACTGCTATTAGTATGGTCAAAAACGATGAAATTGATAAGTTTGTCGCCCTTTATGAAGAAGAAATCATCAAGGATAATACTGGGAAGCCTATTCGTGTCAAAACTCTAGGTCAAAAGCTTTATGTGGATAGTGTCAAACAGCACGATGTGACCTTTGGAATTGGACCTGCAGGGACAGGGAAGACCTTCCTTGCAGTGACCTTGGCAGTGACAGCTCTTAAACGTGGTCAGGTTAAGCGGATTATCCTAACACGCCCGGCAGTGGAAGCTGGCGAGAGTCTTGGTTTTCTTCCGGGTGATCTCAAGGAGAAGGTGGATCCTTACCTTCGACCTGTTTACGATGCCTTGTACCAGATTCTGGGAAAAGACCAAACGACTCGACTCATGGAGCGTGAAATTATAGAAATCGCGCCCCTCGCCTACATGCGTGGACGGACCTTGGATGATGCCTTTGTCATTCTCGATGAGGCGCAAAATACGACCATCATGCAGATGAAGATGTTTTTGACTCGTTTAGGTTTTAATTCTAAGATGATTGTCAATGGAGATATCAGTCAGATTGACCTTCCGCGTAACGTCAAGTCTGGTCTGATTGATGCTCAAGAAAAACTCAAGAACATCCACCAAATTGACTTTGTTCATTTTTCAGCCAAGGATGTAGTTCGCCATCCAGTTGTCGCTCAGATTATCCGAGCTTATGAACCAGCTCCAATTAAAAATGAAGAGCGTGAAGAAGTCCAAGAAGAAACAGAATAG
- a CDS encoding YozE family protein: MRKSFYTWLMTERNPKSNSPKAILADLAFEESAFPKHTDDFDEVSRFLEEHASFSFNLGDFDVIWQEYLEH, encoded by the coding sequence TTGAGAAAATCATTTTACACTTGGCTCATGACCGAGCGCAATCCTAAAAGTAACAGTCCCAAGGCTATCTTGGCAGACCTCGCTTTTGAAGAATCAGCCTTTCCAAAACACACAGATGATTTTGATGAGGTGAGTCGCTTTCTGGAAGAACATGCCAGTTTCTCTTTTAACCTAGGAGACTTTGACGTTATCTGGCAAGAATACTTAGAACACTAG
- a CDS encoding GrpB family protein, with protein MKKKLEEMSLEELWQLFPIFLVEHKSEWKDWYELEKTSLKKILGANVIKRIEHIGSTAIPNIWAKNIIDILLEVGRIEDLARVRDLLVKNGWLVMSESPNRISLNKGYTEQGFAEKVFHLHLRMTGDHDEIYFRDYLCQHSDIAQAYQELKLSLWKKFEHNRDAYTDAKTDFINHYVSEAKSSNF; from the coding sequence ATGAAAAAGAAACTTGAAGAAATGAGTTTAGAGGAACTCTGGCAACTTTTTCCTATTTTTCTAGTAGAGCACAAGTCAGAGTGGAAAGACTGGTATGAATTGGAGAAAACAAGTCTTAAAAAAATATTGGGTGCAAATGTTATTAAAAGAATAGAACATATCGGTAGCACTGCTATCCCTAATATTTGGGCCAAAAATATCATTGATATTCTGCTAGAAGTAGGTAGAATAGAGGATTTAGCAAGAGTTAGGGATTTATTGGTGAAGAATGGTTGGTTAGTGATGTCGGAGAGTCCTAACAGGATTTCGCTAAATAAAGGATATACAGAGCAGGGATTTGCTGAGAAAGTTTTTCATTTACATTTGCGAATGACGGGAGATCATGACGAGATTTATTTTAGAGATTATCTCTGCCAGCATTCAGATATTGCCCAAGCGTATCAGGAATTAAAACTCAGTTTGTGGAAAAAATTTGAACACAATCGAGACGCCTATACTGATGCGAAAACGGATTTTATAAACCACTACGTTTCAGAGGCTAAGTCCAGTAATTTTTAA
- the cvfB gene encoding RNA-binding virulence regulatory protein CvfB: MNTNLASFIVGLIIDKNDRFYFVQKDGQNYALAKEEGQHTVGDTVKGFAYTDMKQKLRLTTLEVTATQDQFGWGTVTEVRKDLGVFVDTGLPDKEVVVSLDILPELKELWPKKGDQLYIRLEVDKKDRIWGLLAYQEDFQRLARPAYNNMQNQNWPAIVYRLKLSGTFVYLPENNMLGFIHPSERYAEPRLGQVLEARVIGFREVDRTLNLSLKPRSFEMLENDAQMILTYLESNGGFMTLNDKSSPDDIKATFGISKGQFKKALGGLMKAGKIKQDQFGTELI, from the coding sequence ATGAATACAAATCTTGCAAGCTTTATCGTTGGACTCATCATCGATAAAAACGACCGTTTTTACTTTGTGCAAAAAGATGGTCAAAACTATGCTCTTGCCAAGGAAGAAGGTCAGCATACAGTAGGGGATACGGTTAAAGGTTTCGCCTATACAGACATGAAGCAAAAGCTCCGCCTGACAACCTTAGAAGTGACTGCCACTCAGGACCAATTTGGGTGGGGAACCGTAACAGAAGTTCGTAAAGACTTGGGTGTCTTTGTGGATACAGGTCTGCCCGATAAGGAAGTCGTAGTATCGCTAGATATTCTCCCTGAACTTAAGGAACTCTGGCCTAAGAAGGGGGATCAACTCTATATCCGTCTTGAAGTGGACAAGAAAGACCGAATCTGGGGACTCTTGGCTTATCAAGAAGATTTCCAACGTCTGGCTCGTCCTGCCTACAACAACATGCAGAACCAAAACTGGCCAGCTATTGTTTACCGCCTCAAGCTATCAGGGACCTTTGTCTATCTGCCAGAAAATAACATGCTTGGTTTTATCCATCCCAGCGAGCGCTACGCAGAGCCACGTTTGGGTCAAGTTTTAGAAGCGCGTGTTATTGGTTTTCGTGAAGTGGACCGTACCTTGAACCTCTCCCTCAAACCACGTTCTTTTGAAATGTTGGAAAATGATGCCCAGATGATTTTGACCTATTTGGAAAGCAATGGCGGTTTCATGACCTTAAATGATAAGTCATCTCCAGACGACATCAAGGCAACATTTGGCATTTCTAAAGGTCAGTTCAAGAAAGCTTTAGGTGGTCTTATGAAGGCTGGCAAAATCAAGCAAGACCAGTTTGGTACAGAGTTGATTTAG
- the frr gene encoding ribosome recycling factor, which yields MANAIIEKAKERMTQSHQSLAREFGGIRAGRANASLLDRVHVEYYGVETPLNQIASITIPEARVLLVTPFDKSSLKDIERALNASDLGITPANDGSVIRLVIPALTEETRRDLAKEVKKVGENAKVAVRNIRRDAMDEAKKQEKAKEITEDELKTLEKDIQKVTDDAVKHIDDMTANKEKELLEV from the coding sequence ATGGCTAACGCAATTATTGAAAAAGCTAAAGAGAGAATGACCCAGTCTCACCAATCACTTGCTCGTGAATTTGGTGGTATCCGTGCTGGCCGTGCCAATGCAAGCTTGCTTGACCGTGTACATGTAGAATACTATGGAGTAGAAACTCCTCTTAACCAAATCGCTTCAATTACCATTCCAGAAGCGCGTGTTTTGTTGGTGACACCATTTGACAAGTCTTCATTGAAAGACATCGAACGTGCCTTGAATGCCTCTGATCTTGGTATCACACCAGCTAACGATGGTTCTGTTATTCGTTTGGTTATCCCTGCTCTCACAGAAGAAACTCGTCGTGACCTTGCTAAAGAAGTGAAGAAGGTCGGAGAAAATGCTAAAGTGGCTGTCCGCAATATTCGTCGTGATGCTATGGATGAAGCTAAGAAACAAGAAAAAGCAAAAGAAATCACTGAAGACGAATTGAAGACTCTTGAAAAAGACATTCAAAAAGTAACAGACGATGCTGTTAAACACATCGATGACATGACTGCCAACAAAGAGAAAGAACTTTTGGAAGTCTAA